The following DNA comes from Ornithinimicrobium avium.
GGCCCCACAGGACCTTGATGACGTTCCACCCCGCACCGCGGAAGTTGCTCTCCAGCTCCTGGACGATCTTGCCGTTGCCGCGGACCGGACCGTCGAGCCGCTGCAGGTTGCAGTTGACGACGAAGGTGAGGTTGTCGAGCTCGTCGTTGGCGGCCACGTGCAGCAGGCCGCGCGACTCCGGCTCGTCCATCTCGCCGTCGCCGAGGAAGGCCCACACGTGCTGCTGGCTGGTGTCCTTGATCCCGCGGTTGTGCAGGTACCTGTTGAACGCCGCCTGGTAGATCGCGTTCATCGGGCCCAGGCCCATCGACACCGTCGGGAACTGCCAGAAGTGCGGCATGCTCCGCGGGTGCGGGTAGGAGGGGAGCGGCTCGGCGTCGCCGTGCTTCTTGCTCTTCTCCTGGCGGAAGCTGTCGAGGTCGGCCTCGGACAGGCGGCCCTCCATGAAGGCCCGGGCGTAGATGCCGGGGGAGGCGTGTCCCTGGAAGAAGATCTGGTCGCCGCCGCCCTCGTGGTCGCGCCCGCGCCAGAAGTGGTTGAAGCCGACCTCCCACTGGGTGGAGATCGAGGCGTAGGTGGAGATGTGGCCACCGACGGAGATGTCCGGGTGCTGGGCCCGGTGGACCATCACCGCAGCGTTCCACCGGATCCACGCACGGTAGCGCCGCTCCATGTCCTCGTCACCGGGGAACCACGGCTCACGCTCGGGCGGGATCGTGTTGATGTAGTCGGTCGTGGTCAGCGAGGGCAGCCCGACCTGGGAGTCCCGCGCACGCTCCAGCATCCGCAGCATCAGGTAGCGGGCCCGCCGGCGACCGCCTGCCTCGATGGCCGCGTCAAGCGACTCCAGCCATTCCTGGGTCTCCTCCGGGTCGGTGTCCGGCACCTGGCTGGGCAGACCGTTGAGGATGGGACCGACGGGGCGCTCAAGCGGCATCAGCATGTCCTTTCCGAACGTACGGTGACTCGCCTCAGTCTGTCATGAAGGCTCACCCGTCGGAGGGGCCGGTCTTTACAACAGGGCGCCCCTCTAGTTGGCTGGTGGCCACCATGGAGAGCGACATGACAAAGGATGTGGACGTGGACGACGGCCCGCCGGCCGTGCCGGTGCAGCGACTGGGCTTCGCGCCCGGGCAGATCGTGGTCGAGTACGGCTTCGACGACGACGTGGACGAGGAGCTGCGCCGCGCCGTCGAGGCCGTGGTGGGAAGCCCGCTGGAGGACGAGGACTACGACGGCATCGTCGACGTCGTCCTGCTCTGGTGGCGGGACGGCGACGGCGACCTCGCCGATGAGCTCGTGGACACCGTCACCACGCTCGACGACGGAGGCTTCGTCGCGCTCCTGACACCCGGCGCCGGCCGCGACGACCGGGTCGAGGCGCATGACGTCCAGGAGGCGTGCGCCACCTGCTCGCTGACCGCCTCCGGCGGGGTGGCCCTGGGCGGGTGGCTGGGCCAGCGGCTGGTCGGCCGCAGGTGAACGGACCCGACGCGCAGGACCCGCGACCGACGCCCCTGCCCGGCCCGCCGCGCGTCGGGGACCGGGCGCCGTACCTCGCGCTGCCGGACCAGCACGGCGAGGTGGTGACGCTCGCGGACGCCGTCCACGAGCGTGCCGCGCTGCTCGTCTTCTTCCCCTTCGCCTTCTCCCCGATCTGCACCGGCGAGCTGCTGGAGGTGCAGCTCGACATCGACCGGTTCGCCAACGACCGGGTCCAGGTGCACGGCATCTCCTGCGACCCCGTGCGCTCGCTGCGCGCGTGGGCGGCCCGGGAGGGCTACCGCTTCCCGCTGCTGTCCGACTTCTGGCCGCACGGCGAGACGTCGAGGGCCTACGGGGTCTTCGACGAGCGGGAGGGGCGGCCCGGGCGCGGCACCTTCCTGGTCGACACGGACCTGACGGTGCGCTGGACGCTCGTCCACGGGCCCGACGACGAACGTCCTGTCGGCCTGCTGCACGAGGCCGTGCGGGCGCTGTAGCACCGCCGCGCCCGCCGGCGTCCTGAGCAGGGTCGCGGGGCTGGCACAATGGTCGGCCCAGGGCCTGTAGCTCAGTTGGTAGAGCGCCGCGTTTACACCGCGTAGGTCGTCGGTTCGAGCCCGGCCGGGCCCACGTGGACAACGACACAGCAGGACGCACGGGGGCGATCTCGGCAGCGGCGGGGCCCGATCCGTCGCTGGGGGAGGTGGTGGCGGTGCTCGAGGAGCTCTACCCGCCGGAGAGCGCCCAGTCGTGGGACCGGGTCGGCCTCGTCGCGGGCGACCCCGCCCAGCCCGTCAGGACGATCCTGCTCGCCGTCGACCCGACCCTGGAGGTGATCGCCGAGGCGGCAGCGGCGGGAGCCGACCTGATCATCACCCACCACCCCCTCCTCCTGCGGGGCATCCACTCCGTCGCCACGACGACCGCCAAGGGCGCGGCGGTGACCGACCTCCTCGTCAACGACATCGCGCTCTTCTGCGCGCACACCAACGCCGACGTGGCCGACCCCGGGGTCGGCCACGCCCTCGCGGCGGCCTGCGGGCTGGGGGAGACCGAGGCGCTGCAAGTCACCGAGGACCAGGAGCTGGGGCGGGTGGGCGAGCTCCCGGAGCCGGTCACGCTCGCCGAGCTGGCCACGCGCCTGCAGGCCGCACTGCCGCCGGCCCCGGTCGGCGTGCGTGTCAGCGGGCCGGCCGACGCGACCGTCCGGCGCGTGGCCGTGCTCGGCGGCGCCGGCGACTCCGCCTTCGACGCCGTCCGCAGCAGCGGCGCCGACGTCTACGTCACCGCGGACCTGCGCCACCATCCCGCGCTCGAGGCGCGGGAGGAGGCCCGGGGCGCGAGGCCCTACCTGATCGACGCCGGGCACTGGGCGAGCGAGTGGCTGTGGCTCCCGCAGCTGCGCGCGACCCTCGCCGCGCACCTGCCGGATAGCGTGAGCCTCGAGATCTCTACCGTGCGCACCGACCCCTGGGACTTCGTGGTCGGCGCGCAACCACCCCACGACGCAGGAGGTAGCCGATGAAGGCAGCACCCCAGATGCAGGCGCGGCTCCTCGAGCTGCTTGCCATCGACACCCGCCTGGACCAGCTGGACCACCGGATCCGCACGCTGCCCGAGCTGGTCGACATCGCCAGGATGGAGGGGGAGGCGGCCGACCTGGAGGCCGAGGTGGTGCGTGCCCAGACCGTCCTGTCGGACCTGGAGCGGGAGGTCGCCCGCGCCGAGGCCGCGGTCCAGCAGGTGCGCGACCGCACCGAGCGCAACCAGAAACGGCTCGACTCGGGTGCGGGGTCGGCCAAGGACCTGCAGGGTATGCAGCACGAGCTGCAGTCCCTCGCCCGCAGGCAGACGGTGCTCGAGGACGAGGAGCTGGAGGTGATGGAGCGGGTCGAGGAGGCGCAGGGCGAGGCGGACGAGGCCCGGCTCCGGCTCTCCGGCCACGCGACGCGGCTCGAGGAGCTGCGCGCCGCCCGCGACGAGAAGACCGCCACCACGACGGCCGAGCGCGAGGAGGTGGCCGGCGGCCGGGACGCCGTCGTGGCCGACCTCTCGGAGGAGCTGCTCGCGCTCTACGAGCGGGTGCGCGCGCACAGCGGGTCGGGTGCGGCGGCCCTGGTGCAGCGCCGTTGCGACGGGTGCCGGCTCGAGCTCAACGCGGTGGACCTGTCCCGGATCCGTTCGGCGGACGAGGACGAGGTGCTGCGCTGCGAGGAGTGCGGCCGGATCCTCGTTCGGACCGCGGAGTCCGGCCTGTGAGCCTGCGCCGGGCCCTGGTCGTCGAGGCCGACGGGGGCTCGCGCGGCAACCCCGGCGTGGCCGGCTACGGAGCCCTCGTCCGGGACGCCCGGACCGGGGAGCTGCTCGCCGAGCGGGCCGAGCCGCTGGGCAAGGCGTCCAACAACGTGGCGGAGTACAGCGGTCTCCTCGCCGGGCTGCAGGCGGTCCTGGACCTCGGCCTGGCCGACGACGCCGCGGTCGAGGTGCGGATGGACTCCAAGCTCGTCGTCGAGCAGATGTCCGGGCGCTGGAAGGTCAAGCACGAGGACATGCGGCGGCTCGCGCTGGACGCGCGCCGGCTCGTCGACGAGGTGCAGCGGCGAGGCGGGAGCGTCGAGCTGGTCTGGGTCCCTCGAGAGCGCAACAAGGCCGCCGACGCGCTGTCCAACGTCGCGATGGACGGCCGGTCGGTCTCGCGCGACCACCTCGCCCCGGCGGGCGCGACGGAGCCGGAGGACCCTGCGGACACCGCCGAGCCGGAGCAGGACCCGTGGGCGCTGCTCGAGGTCGACGAGGCCGACGGGCAGGGGGACGGCGGGGCCCCGGCGGACGGGGGCGGCCCTCATGCCTCGGAGATGCCCGAGGGCCTCGATCCGGCCCGGCCGACCTTCGGCGTGGGGCGGGTCCCGCTCAGCGACGTCTACGTCTCCGACGAGACGGTGCCCACCCTGGAGGGGGAGACGAGGCTCGTCCTGGTGCGGCACGGCGTGACGGACTTCACCCAGCAGCACCTGCTCGACGGGCGCGGCGGGGCCGACCCCTCCCTCAACGCCACCGGGATGGCACAGGCGCGGGCCGCCGCGGTGGCCGTACGACGGCTCGTCGAGCGCTCCGAGCAGGGGCCGCTGAGCGTGGTCTCGTCCTCGCTGCAGCGGGCCCGGCAGACCGGCCAGGCGATCGCCGACCACCTCGGCGTGACCCGCGAGGAGGACCGGGACTGGGACGAGCAGGGGTTCGGCGAGTGGGACGGCGTGGCCATGCCGGACCTCGTGCGTGAGCACGGGGAGGACCTGCTGCGGCTGCGCAACGACGCCGACTTCGCACCCCCCGGCGGTGAGAACCGGCACGAGCTCGACGCTCGCGTGGGTCGGGCGCTGGCGCGCGCGATCGCCCGTGGAGGCACCGTCGTCGTCGCCACCCACCGGGTGGTCCTCATGTCGGTCCTCGGACGGATGCTGGGGGTGGACCACGGCCGTGCCTGGTCGATCGCCACCGCGCCGGCCTCGCTGACGGCGATCGAGGTCTGGCCGGACGGCGGCGCACAGGTCGCGTTCGTCAACGACACGCACCACCTCTACGACCCGGCGTTCGACGAGGTCGCCGGGGCGACGGTGATCCTCGACGGCGGCCCGGGCCGGCGCACCCGCTGAACGGCGGGGTCGGGGCGGGCGCGGCCCCGGCACGGGGCGTCCGGCCGGACACCTCAGGCGGGCTGCACGTCCAGCACCCACGGCCGGCCGGCGCGCGCCGGCGGGTGGAGCTCCGCGTCGAAGCCCTGGCTCGCGAGCAGGTCGACCAGCGCCTCCGGTCTGCGCGGGTCGTCGGCCACCCGGCACAGCGCCCGGGCCACCAGGCCGCGCGTGTGCTTGGCCATGTGCGTCGCGCCGGGCACCTGCACGGTGACCCACCGGTGCGCGAGAGCGCCCTGCGGCACCCAGGCGGCGGCATACGTGCTGGACCGGCAGTCGACCACCAGGCCGCGCCCCACCGCGGAGGGGAGCACCTCCTCCAGGTGGGGTCGCCAGGCGGTGGACAGCGGCCCGACGCCAGGCAGGTTGACCGCCATCGAGAGCCGGTAGGGGGCCAGCCGGTCCGTCATGCGCACCGCGCCGTAGAGCGCCGAGACGACCACCAGCCGTCGGCTGGCGCGCCGGGACGCGGCAGCGTCGAGCCAGGCGAGGTCGAGCGCGTCGTAGAGCACGCCCGTGTAGAGGTCGCGCGCCGGCAGCGTCGGCGCCGTCAGCAGGCGCGTGTTGCGGGCGACCTCCTCGGTGAGGTTCGGGCTGACCCCGAGGACCTGCGCGGCGTCCGGGCGGGCGCTGACCGCCGCCAGCGCCTCCGCCACGCGGGCACGCTGCGGTGCCAGCGAGGGCCAGGACAGGGTCCCGGGACGCAGGGCGGCGCCCCTGGCGCGCGTCGCCTTGGACTCGGACGGGGGCAGCAGAACCAGCACGTCAGGAAGGGTAGGCGACGTCCCGGCACGTAGGGTGACCACCATGGTGCAGCGATCGAGGAAGCTGACGAGGGCCACCTCGCAGACCGAGCGGGGCCGCCTCCTGGAGGAGGCGTTCGAGCGGGCGAGGCAGGAGCAGGAGGTGCGCGAGACGTTCCCCCCGGCCGCCCTGGAGGAGGTCGCGCGGGCGATCGCCGACCCGCACCTGCCCGAGCGCGACGAGACCGCCCTGGAGCTGGTCACCATCGACCCGCCCGGCTCGATGGACCTGGACCAGGCGATGCACATCGAGCGGGCCGGTGCGGGCTACCGGGTGCGCTACGCCATCGCCGACGTGCCGGCCTTCGTCACGCCCGGCGGCGCCCTCGACGCCGAGGTGCGGCTGCGGGGCATGACCGTCTACTGCCCCGACGAGCGGGTGCCGCTGCACCCGACGCAGCTGAGCGAGGGCGCGGCCAGCCTGCTGCCCGACGAGGTGCGCCCCGCCTACGTCTGGGACATGCGGCTGACCGCCGAGGGCGTGCGCGACACCGCCGAGCTCTACCGGGCCATGGTGCGCTCGCGGCGCCGCTACACCTACGAGGAGGTCCAGGAACAGGTCGACGCTGGCGGGGCGGAGGAGACGCTCCTGCTGCTCAAGGAGGTGGGCGAGCTGCGTGTGCGACGCGAGGTCGAGCGGGGCGGCGCCAGCCTGCCGATGCCCGAGCAGGAGGTCGAGGTCGACGAGGAAGGACGCTACCGGCTCCGGCTGCGCCCGCTGCTGCCGGCGGAGGACTGGAACGCCCAGATCTCGCTGCTCACCGGCATGGTGGCCGCCCGGATCATGCTCGACGGAGGCATCGGTGTGCTGCGCACGATGCCCGCACCCGACGATGGGGCGGTGGCGCGCTTCCGGCGCGAGGCGAGGGCGCTGGGCGCGGAGTGGCCCCGGGGCGTGGCCTACGGCGAGTTCCTGCGCAGCCTGGACACGACCGCGCCGAGCCACCTGGCCGTCGTGGACGCGGCCACGCGACTGTTCCGGGGCGCCGGCTACACGGCCTTCGACGGGGAGCTGCCGCCCGAGGGTGCACGGTCCCAGGCGGCCATCGCGGCCCCCTACGCGCACGTCACGGCACCGCTGCGGCGGCTCGTGGACCGCTTCGGCCTCGCCGTCTGCGCGGCGCTGACCTCCGGCACGGAGGTGCCGACCTGGGCGCGCGAGGCGCTGCCGCTGCTGCCCGACCTCATGGACGAGGCCGACGACCGGGTGCGCGCCGTGGAGCGAGCCTGCGTCAGCGCGGTGGAGGCCGCGGTCCTGGTGGACCGGGTCGGGCAGCAGCTGCCGGGCGTGGTGGTCGACGGGCTGCGCGACGGCGTGCTCGTCCAGCTGACCGACCCGCCGGTGTCCGGGGCCGCCAGGGGCACGGCCAGGATCGGCACCGAGGTGCTCGTGGAGGTCGTCTCGGCCGACGTGGTCGAGAGCCGCTTCGAGCTGCGGATCGTCGACGAGAGGCCCTGAGCGAGCATGGACCTGCCCCGCGTCGTGGCCACCGACCTGGACGGCACCCTGCTGCGCACCGACGGCCACGTGTCCGGCTACACCCGGGAGGTGCTGGGCGAGGTGGAGGCCGCCGGGATCACGGTCGTGCTCGTCACCGCGCGACCGCCGCGGTGGATGCACGAGCTGGAGGAGCTGGGCGTGCACGCCGTCGCCCTCTGCGGTAACGGCGCCTTCACCTACGACGTCGCGGCGCGCAGGGTGGTCGGGCACCGGCTCCTGGGGCCCGAGGTGCTGGCGGCCCTGCTGGCCGACCTGCGCGACGGCATACCCGGGATCCTGCTCGCGACCGAGGGCGTCGAGGGACCGGCCGCGGAGACCGGGTGGGAGCTCGACGACCACCCGGGGGAATGGGTCCTGGGTCCCTGGCAGGAGCTGGCCGGACGACCCGTGGGCAAGCTGCTGGTGCGGCACGCGGAGCTGAGCACCGAGGTGCTGACCGATCGCGTGGCGGGGATCGTCGGCGACCGCGCCGAGGTGTCCCACTCCGGTGCGGTACGGATGACCGAGATCGGGCCGCCCGGCGTGACGAAGGCGGTCGCCCTGGGGCAGTGGTGCGACGAGCAGGAGCCCGCGGTGGACGCAGGCGAGGTCTGGGCGTTCGGCGACATGCCCAACGACCTGCCGATGCTCACCTGGGCCGGGCGGTCCTTCGCCGTGGCCAACGCCCACCCGGACGTCGTGGCGGCGGCCACGGACCTCGTGCCGAGCAACGACGACGACGGCGTCGCCCGGACCCTGGCGGCCCTGCTCGGCTGACGGCAGGCCGCCGGGTCCAGGTCGGTGGTGAT
Coding sequences within:
- a CDS encoding redoxin domain-containing protein; translated protein: MNGPDAQDPRPTPLPGPPRVGDRAPYLALPDQHGEVVTLADAVHERAALLVFFPFAFSPICTGELLEVQLDIDRFANDRVQVHGISCDPVRSLRAWAAREGYRFPLLSDFWPHGETSRAYGVFDEREGRPGRGTFLVDTDLTVRWTLVHGPDDERPVGLLHEAVRAL
- a CDS encoding HAD family hydrolase encodes the protein MDLPRVVATDLDGTLLRTDGHVSGYTREVLGEVEAAGITVVLVTARPPRWMHELEELGVHAVALCGNGAFTYDVAARRVVGHRLLGPEVLAALLADLRDGIPGILLATEGVEGPAAETGWELDDHPGEWVLGPWQELAGRPVGKLLVRHAELSTEVLTDRVAGIVGDRAEVSHSGAVRMTEIGPPGVTKAVALGQWCDEQEPAVDAGEVWAFGDMPNDLPMLTWAGRSFAVANAHPDVVAAATDLVPSNDDDGVARTLAALLG
- a CDS encoding RNB domain-containing ribonuclease, whose product is MVQRSRKLTRATSQTERGRLLEEAFERARQEQEVRETFPPAALEEVARAIADPHLPERDETALELVTIDPPGSMDLDQAMHIERAGAGYRVRYAIADVPAFVTPGGALDAEVRLRGMTVYCPDERVPLHPTQLSEGAASLLPDEVRPAYVWDMRLTAEGVRDTAELYRAMVRSRRRYTYEEVQEQVDAGGAEETLLLLKEVGELRVRREVERGGASLPMPEQEVEVDEEGRYRLRLRPLLPAEDWNAQISLLTGMVAARIMLDGGIGVLRTMPAPDDGAVARFRREARALGAEWPRGVAYGEFLRSLDTTAPSHLAVVDAATRLFRGAGYTAFDGELPPEGARSQAAIAAPYAHVTAPLRRLVDRFGLAVCAALTSGTEVPTWAREALPLLPDLMDEADDRVRAVERACVSAVEAAVLVDRVGQQLPGVVVDGLRDGVLVQLTDPPVSGAARGTARIGTEVLVEVVSADVVESRFELRIVDERP
- a CDS encoding bifunctional RNase H/acid phosphatase, encoding MSLRRALVVEADGGSRGNPGVAGYGALVRDARTGELLAERAEPLGKASNNVAEYSGLLAGLQAVLDLGLADDAAVEVRMDSKLVVEQMSGRWKVKHEDMRRLALDARRLVDEVQRRGGSVELVWVPRERNKAADALSNVAMDGRSVSRDHLAPAGATEPEDPADTAEPEQDPWALLEVDEADGQGDGGAPADGGGPHASEMPEGLDPARPTFGVGRVPLSDVYVSDETVPTLEGETRLVLVRHGVTDFTQQHLLDGRGGADPSLNATGMAQARAAAVAVRRLVERSEQGPLSVVSSSLQRARQTGQAIADHLGVTREEDRDWDEQGFGEWDGVAMPDLVREHGEDLLRLRNDADFAPPGGENRHELDARVGRALARAIARGGTVVVATHRVVLMSVLGRMLGVDHGRAWSIATAPASLTAIEVWPDGGAQVAFVNDTHHLYDPAFDEVAGATVILDGGPGRRTR
- a CDS encoding DUF3052 domain-containing protein, encoding MTKDVDVDDGPPAVPVQRLGFAPGQIVVEYGFDDDVDEELRRAVEAVVGSPLEDEDYDGIVDVVLLWWRDGDGDLADELVDTVTTLDDGGFVALLTPGAGRDDRVEAHDVQEACATCSLTASGGVALGGWLGQRLVGRR
- a CDS encoding YaaA family protein; translation: MLVLLPPSESKATRARGAALRPGTLSWPSLAPQRARVAEALAAVSARPDAAQVLGVSPNLTEEVARNTRLLTAPTLPARDLYTGVLYDALDLAWLDAAASRRASRRLVVVSALYGAVRMTDRLAPYRLSMAVNLPGVGPLSTAWRPHLEEVLPSAVGRGLVVDCRSSTYAAAWVPQGALAHRWVTVQVPGATHMAKHTRGLVARALCRVADDPRRPEALVDLLASQGFDAELHPPARAGRPWVLDVQPA
- a CDS encoding zinc ribbon domain-containing protein is translated as MKAAPQMQARLLELLAIDTRLDQLDHRIRTLPELVDIARMEGEAADLEAEVVRAQTVLSDLEREVARAEAAVQQVRDRTERNQKRLDSGAGSAKDLQGMQHELQSLARRQTVLEDEELEVMERVEEAQGEADEARLRLSGHATRLEELRAARDEKTATTTAEREEVAGGRDAVVADLSEELLALYERVRAHSGSGAAALVQRRCDGCRLELNAVDLSRIRSADEDEVLRCEECGRILVRTAESGL
- a CDS encoding Nif3-like dinuclear metal center hexameric protein, coding for MDNDTAGRTGAISAAAGPDPSLGEVVAVLEELYPPESAQSWDRVGLVAGDPAQPVRTILLAVDPTLEVIAEAAAAGADLIITHHPLLLRGIHSVATTTAKGAAVTDLLVNDIALFCAHTNADVADPGVGHALAAACGLGETEALQVTEDQELGRVGELPEPVTLAELATRLQAALPPAPVGVRVSGPADATVRRVAVLGGAGDSAFDAVRSSGADVYVTADLRHHPALEAREEARGARPYLIDAGHWASEWLWLPQLRATLAAHLPDSVSLEISTVRTDPWDFVVGAQPPHDAGGSR